One stretch of Zingiber officinale cultivar Zhangliang chromosome 6B, Zo_v1.1, whole genome shotgun sequence DNA includes these proteins:
- the LOC121989602 gene encoding uncharacterized protein LOC121989602 isoform X2, producing the protein MGTRQVYEEKLRNGNLQHDPTMSPGLGSARCPRCLSLINPNPAKGGWAITSVLHDAASVAGSGAGGLLSAVHSMNSGIPFIQKHVKGPKWLQFSVGEPVLYLELTCFQRSVSSVCHHTMPLRVPLAMQYRELQVILKNLIYPSVQEKAS; encoded by the exons ATGGGGACGAGACAAGTTTACGAGGAGAAGCTCCGGAACGGAAATCTTCAACATGACCCGACGATGAGTCCTGGCTTGGGCTCTGCTCGTTGCCCTCGTTGCCTCTCCCTCATAAACCCTAATCCG GCAAAAGGGGGATGGGCGATAACTTCTGTCTTGCATGATGCTGCTAGTGTG GCTGGTTCAGGAGCTGGAGGATTGCTTAGTGCTGTCCATAGTATGAATTCAG GTATTCCATTTATTCAGAAGCATGTCAAGGGTCCTAAATGGCTGCAATTCTCAGTTGGG GAACCAGTGCTGTACTTGGAG CTTACCTGCTTCCAGCGTTCAGTCAGCTCAGTGTGTCATCATACTATGCCGCTTCGAGTGCCTCTTGCTATGCAATATCGCGAGCTACAAGTTATATTGAAGAATCTCATTTATCCCAGTGTTCAAGAAAAGGCTAGTTAA
- the LOC121989601 gene encoding 9-cis-epoxycarotenoid dioxygenase, chloroplastic-like — translation MAMSSSALRYAAAAAAAVNPTVEIRHFGPQLGATSVNVAKKQAAVSARCSSSGSFPELVCEEGQLMKAGAAGPDWNLLQRLAAAALDLVERSLVCNLLEQGCPLPETADPAVQLAGNFAPVAERPPCRDLPVEGRIPPDLDGVYVRNGANPLFEPLAGHHFFDGDGMVHAVQLRDGRAGYACRFTETERLRQERVIGKPVFPKAVGELHGHSGIARLLLFYARGLFGLVDVSRGSGLANAGLVYFNRRLLAMSEDDVPYHVRVTTAGDLETVGRCDFDGQLRGSMIAHPKIDPATGELFGLSYEFVRKPYLKYFYISSDGRKSTDVAIPLDQPTMTHDFTITERHVVIPDQQVVFKLQELLRGGSPVVYDPSKTVRFGVLPKYSSDASELRWVDVPDCFCFHLWNAWEEPAAGEVVVIGSCMTPAVAVFNDSCESLQCVLSEIRLNLHTGKSSRRPILSPADQVNLETGTVNRNLIGRKTQFAYLAIAEPWPKLSGFAKVNLFTGEVKKFIFGECQYGGEPYFVPAQDGADASEDHGHVLCFAHDERTSESKLTIVDGVTMELEATVKMPSRVPYGFHGTFINSLELESQA, via the coding sequence ATGGCCATGTCTTCCTCTGCTCTACGCTACGCTGCTGCCGCCGCTGCTGCTGTCAATCCGACCGTCGAGATTCGCCATTTCGGTCCGCAATTGGGTGCCACTTCAGTGAACGTGGCTAAAAAGCAGGCGGCGGTGTCTGCGCGCTGCTCTTCCTCTGGTTCCTTTCCGGAGTTGGTCTGCGAGGAAGGACAGCTCATGAAGGCCGGGGCCGCCGGGCCCGACTGGAACTTGCTCCAGCGCCTCGCCGCCGCGGCGCTTGACCTTGTTGAGCGTTCTTTGGTGTGTAATCTGCTCGAGCAGGGCTGCCCGCTGCCCGAGACTGCCGACCCCGCCGTCCAGCTCGCCGGTAACTTCGCGCCCGTCGCCGAGAGACCGCCGTGCCGCGATCTGCCCGTGGAAGGTCGCATCCCGCCAGACCTTGACGGGGTTTACGTCCGCAACGGGGCGAATCCCCTGTTCGAGCCCCTCGCCGGTCACCACTTCTTCGACGGCGACGGGATGGTGCACGCGGTTCAGCTCCGTGACGGCCGCGCCGGCTACGCGTGCCGGTTCACTGAGACGGAGCGGCTCCGGCAGGAGCGCGTCATCGGGAAGCCGGTCTTCCCCAAGGCCGTCGGCGAGCTCCACGGCCACTCGGGCATCGCTCGACTGCTGCTCTTCTACGCTCGTGGCCTCTTCGGCCTCGTCGACGTCAGCCGGGGATCGGGCCTCGCCAACGCTGGCCTTGTCTACTTCAACCGTCGCCTTTTGGCCATGTCCGAGGATGACGTGCCGTACCACGTGCGCGTCACCACCGCCGGCGACCTCGAAACGGTGGGCCGATGCGATTTCGACGGCCAGCTCCGAGGCTCCATGATCGCGCATCCAAAGATCGACCCGGCGACCGGCGAGCTCTTCGGTCTCAGCTATGAGTTCGTCCGGAAGCCGTACCTCAAGTACTTCTACATCTCCTCCGACGGCCGGAAGTCAACTGACGTGGCCATTCCCCTCGACCAGCCGACCATGACGCACGACTTCACCATCACCGAGCGCCACGTGGTTATCCCGGACCAGCAGGTGGTCTTCAAACTCCAGGAGTTGCTGCGCGGCGGCTCGCCGGTGGTGTACGACCCGAGCAAGACAGTCCGGTTCGGCGTTCTCCCCAAGTACTCCTCCGACGCCTCCGAGCTCCGATGGGTCGACGTCCCCGACTGCTTTTGCTTCCACCTGTGGAATGCGTGGGAGGAGCCGGCCGCCGGCGAGGTGGTCGTAATCGGTTCCTGCATGACTCCGGCCGTCGCCGTCTTCAACGACTCCTGCGAGAGCCTCCAGTGCGTGCTCTCCGAGATACGGCTTAACCTCCACACCGGCAAGTCGAGTCGCCGGCCCATCCTCTCCCCGGCCGACCAGGTGAACCTAGAAACCGGAACGGTCAACCGGAATCTTATCGGGAGGAAGACCCAATTCGCCTACCTCGCCATCGCAGAGCCCTGGCCAAAACTCTCCGGGTTCGCTAAGGTCAACCTCTTCACCGGCgaggtcaagaaattcatcttcGGGGAGTGCCAGTACGGCGGCGAGCCGTACTTCGTGCCGGCGCAGGACGGCGCTGACGCCAGCGAAGACCACGGCCACGTGCTCTGCTTCGCGCACGACGAGAGGACGTCGGAGTCCAAGCTGACGATAGTCGACGGCGTCACGATGGAACTCGAAGCCACCGTGAAGATGCCGTCGCGCGTACCCTACGGCTTCCACGGCACCTTCATCAATTCCCTGGAATTGGAGTCACAGGCTTAA
- the LOC121989602 gene encoding uncharacterized protein LOC121989602 isoform X1 — MGTRQVYEEKLRNGNLQHDPTMSPGLGSARCPRCLSLINPNPAKGGWAITSVLHDAASVAGSGAGGLLSAVHSMNSGIPFIQKHVKGPKWLQFSVGIPSLLLYSGTSAVLGAYLLPAFSQLSVSSYYAASSASCYAISRATSYIEESHLSQCSRKG, encoded by the exons ATGGGGACGAGACAAGTTTACGAGGAGAAGCTCCGGAACGGAAATCTTCAACATGACCCGACGATGAGTCCTGGCTTGGGCTCTGCTCGTTGCCCTCGTTGCCTCTCCCTCATAAACCCTAATCCG GCAAAAGGGGGATGGGCGATAACTTCTGTCTTGCATGATGCTGCTAGTGTG GCTGGTTCAGGAGCTGGAGGATTGCTTAGTGCTGTCCATAGTATGAATTCAG GTATTCCATTTATTCAGAAGCATGTCAAGGGTCCTAAATGGCTGCAATTCTCAGTTGGG ATTCCTTCACTTCTGTTGTATTCAGGAACCAGTGCTGTACTTGGAG CTTACCTGCTTCCAGCGTTCAGTCAGCTCAGTGTGTCATCATACTATGCCGCTTCGAGTGCCTCTTGCTATGCAATATCGCGAGCTACAAGTTATATTGAAGAATCTCATTTATCCCAGTGTTCAAGAAAAGGCTAG
- the LOC121989602 gene encoding uncharacterized protein LOC121989602 isoform X3, giving the protein MGTRQVYEEKLRNGNLQHDPTMSPGLGSARCPRCLSLINPNPAKGGWAITSVLHDAASVAGSGAGGLLSAVHSMNSGIPFIQKHVKGPKWLQFSVGLTCFQRSVSSVCHHTMPLRVPLAMQYRELQVILKNLIYPSVQEKAS; this is encoded by the exons ATGGGGACGAGACAAGTTTACGAGGAGAAGCTCCGGAACGGAAATCTTCAACATGACCCGACGATGAGTCCTGGCTTGGGCTCTGCTCGTTGCCCTCGTTGCCTCTCCCTCATAAACCCTAATCCG GCAAAAGGGGGATGGGCGATAACTTCTGTCTTGCATGATGCTGCTAGTGTG GCTGGTTCAGGAGCTGGAGGATTGCTTAGTGCTGTCCATAGTATGAATTCAG GTATTCCATTTATTCAGAAGCATGTCAAGGGTCCTAAATGGCTGCAATTCTCAGTTGGG CTTACCTGCTTCCAGCGTTCAGTCAGCTCAGTGTGTCATCATACTATGCCGCTTCGAGTGCCTCTTGCTATGCAATATCGCGAGCTACAAGTTATATTGAAGAATCTCATTTATCCCAGTGTTCAAGAAAAGGCTAGTTAA
- the LOC121989600 gene encoding 60S ribosomal protein L15-2-like — MGAYKYVSELWRKKQSDVMRFLQRVRCWEYRQLPSIVRVTRPTRPDKARRLGYKAKQGYVIYRVRVRRGGRKRPVPKGIVYGKPKNQGITQLKFQRNKRSVAEERAGRKLGGLRVLNSYWVNEDSTYKYFEVILVDAAHTVIRNDPRINWICKGVHKHRELRGLTSAGKKYRGLRGKGHRHHKARPSRRATWKRNQTLSLRRYR; from the exons ATGG GGGCTTACAAATACGTTTCGGAGCTATGGAGGAAGAAGCAGTCGGATGTGATGCGGTTCCTGCAGCGGGTTCGGTGCTGGGAGTACCGCCAGCTTCCCTCCATCGTCCGCGTCACCAGGCCCACACGCCCCGACAAGGCTCGCCGTCTTGGTTATAAGGCAAAGCAG GGATATGTCATTTATCGTGTTCGAGTTAGACGTGGCGGTAGGAAGAGACCAGTTCCCAAAGGTATTGTCTATGGAAAGCCCAAGAATCAGGGTATCACTCAGCTGAAATTCCAAAGAAACAAGAGGTCTGTAGCCGAGGAGAGAGCTGGCCGTAAGTTGGGAGGCCTCAGGGTGCTAAACTCCTACTGGGTGAACGAG GATTCAACCTACAAGTATTTTGAGGTCATCCTTGTTGATGCAGCTCACACAGTGATCCGCAATGACCCTAGGATCAACTGGATCTGCAAGGGTGTTCACAAGCACCGTGAGCTTCGTGGGCTCACTTCAGCTGGTAAGAAGTACCGGGGTCTTCGTGGCAAAGGTCATCGCCATCACAAGGCCAGGCCATCTCGTCGGGCAACCTGGAAGCGGAACCAGACATTATCTCTTCGTCGTTATCGTTGA